The segment GGTACGGTATATTGAGCAGGAGGATTTTAATAGCCTTCTAACTGAACATGGATATCCAACATTTTCCTATGGCAGTCCCCAACCTTTTGATACAAACACCATCCAAACCAAGCAGTCAGAACTGTGGGATATGCTGTGCCGCAGGATTGAGCAGCCTTGGTGTGCGGAGAACAACCCGTATGCGGCCCAGGTGATAAATGAACACTCATTGAAATTGGATCAACTACAGAAAGAATTACGCCAAAAGCCCAAATACTTTGCTCCACAGATACGCAATATTAACCATGGTAAATATGATATTGTTCATGCCTATATACCACACCTCGATGTAATCCAGTCGATTTTCAAGATTTATGGCATTCGTCTGCGGGCCCGGATTCCGCGGGGAGAACTTGATTTAGCGGTAAATGACCTGGAAAGCATGATCCACATCGGCAACCTGCGATCAACATATCCCCTTGCCTATGAAAGTAATCTTGCCATGAGTCAGTATGAAACCATTTATAAGCATTTCCAGTATTTACTGCGGCACAAAAGTGCTGATAGTAAACTAATTCAAAGATTACTGAATTTGCAGAAACTTATTCCGGCAAATGTTGATATCGTGCCGGGGTTTGAAAAAGGAGAGCGACTGATGCGGGTTAGCCAGGCTACTTTCCTAGCCAGAACCAGCCAAAGTCGGGGGACTGCCAAGGGGATAGAGCTTTACGGGCCGGAATTTAAAAGTCCTTACGCGGATTTTGATTGGGATCAGACCACTAAGAGTATTTTGCAAGTATGCGACCAACGAATAGCTAATCTCAAGCTGCCGGATTATTTTCAAAATTTTAAGCATTTAAGAAAATCGGATCTTGAAATCGATCAATCGGCAAGAAATATCAATAAAACTTGGAAATCCCCTCGCGCCATCCTCTATACACGCAGTCAGCGTTCAGAATTGTTGGCAATGTTCATATTTTCCGATAATTGCAATGAACTAAACTTTTTGGAAAGAAGCCTCAAGCATGCATGCAGACACGCACTTGCCAGCATTCTTTTGGCCCTTGAACTTTATCGATTCGATCATGGCCATTTTCCGCAACGGCTTAGTGAATTGTCCCCCCCTTATCTTTCCCAAATACCACTCGATCCATACACCAAGCAAGAGTTTGTTTACCGCAGTACCGGCCAAAGTTTTATTGCCTATTCTGTTGGACCAAATTTAAGCGATGATGGCGGAATCGAGAATTGGCATGATCCCATGATTCACACGCAGTCCAACGATTACGCCATCGGCACCCCGGACCAGGTGCCGGTAAAATTTTGGCTGAGTTGGTAGGGGTTGGCGGAGTCAATTAGGAATTGAAAATGAAGAATGAAGAATTAATTCCGTCATTCTGAAATCTGCATTCCTACTTCTCACTTCCGCAGGATGGCCCAGGTTGTTTGTCTACTTCGGCGGCGCACTAGCAAGAAGAACGCAGGTAGCCGCAAGAGGGAATATATACTAATTGCAAGTAATCATAGCGCGGTTTTTACCCGATTTACCAAGGGCTTCCACAACTCCGTTGGAGTAGGAGTTCACTGGTTTTGTCCTTTTTCCCAGGGTTGTTCGCTGCGCTCCAACCCATGGGCTTTGTTACCCAGTATTATCATTGAACAGGGCGCGTTGCGGTACTCCCTCTCCCTCTGGGAGAGGGTCGGGATGAGGGAATCTACCGCGAAGCGGTTATGGAACTCAGCCCAGGGTTGCCGCGCAGCGGCTACCCTGGGAATACACCCTCTCCCTCTGGGAGAGAGCCGGGGTGAGGGAATATACCGCAACGCGGTTGCGTCATCCGGAAATAACCCAGTAATACTATGGGTGCCTTCATAAATAGATAGCCTCGCTACGTTTAGCTAGAAAGCGTACAAAAGGGGTATGAACCTTGATTGAGGTTGCTAACTATTCACAATTCCCTCTGGTCGCTACGCGGCACCGATAGACTGCGCCAATCGATGCTACGCCGCTGATAGTTTTGTGGGCAACGATATGAATCGGGCCGTTGGCCCTTCCTCGTATGTTCCACGCTTCACCTAGGGGGACGCTGCGCTTGCCACAATTTAAAAAAAACACGGCTGGGATCGGTCGGGCCGTTGGCCCGCAAAGGATAAAATGCCGTTGGCCCGCAACGAATAAAATGCCTTTGGCCCGCAAAGCTCCTCTGGCACACAAGCGGGCTGAATCACATGGCGGGGACTTTAGTCCGCAACCCAAACTGCTTACGGACTAATGTCGGTGCTACATCTTCTGCGGCGGGCTAATTTCCTGGCTTGCGCGGCGGGCTAGGCACGTCGGCAGGAGCCTCCAACGATTCCAGTTGCACATCGGCATATACGGTTTCCGGACCGGCGGTTAGATTGAACTGCATGAGCTTGGTCAGTAAATCAGTTTTAAGCGACTGCAACAACTCGCTTTTACCCTGCAGATCGTTCAACAGACGAATTTTCTCACTCACCTCCGGCGAGTTTAGCTTTCGCAACTGCTCCTCCGAAAACTGCAAATGCCGCTCGGTCGTGGCCTGCTTGATTTGCAATTCCTTCAGCCGATCCTGCCAGGATGTTAGTTGTTCCGTCTGTTCCAATTTGGCCTGAGCCTCTCGTAAACGATTTTCCGTCAAAAGAACTTCCTTTTGCAATGTGATCTTTTCCAGTTCCACACTTTTCAATTTAGCTTCTATTTCGGTTAAACCCACTTGAGAAATATTTCCCGTCTTTTCCAGTTCCTGCGCCTTTAGTTTCAACGCCGCGGATGTTGCCTCTAAGCTCTCAATTTTGTCCTTAATTACCCGGCGGTGAATCTGTGCCTCTTGCAGGGCCAACGGACCTTGCTCCTCCGCCCGCTTCTTTTGCAACTCGATCTCCTCCAGCATCCGCGCGCGACCTGCCTCCAGCCCCACCACATCTGTTTGAAAGGTCAACCGTTGCTCCAGCAATTTATTCCGCAGCGATTCCACCTGGGCGGGGGCAATTTGCAGCTCATTAAGTTGCTCTTTTATCTCAGCCAATTTGGCATGGCATTCCTGTTGATTAGCCTCCAATTGATGAAGCTGCTTTTCCATACTTTGGATGGGACGCATCGCGGCCTGGCGGCGCAACTCACTCAATTTTTTTAACTTGTAGTTGTAACGTTCGACCGCTTTGTCTAATAAGACCGACATGTCAAAGTTTTCCGGGACTTTTCCCTCCATCCGGTAGACCCGCACCTCGGCCAATAGCACCTCGCTTAATAGTGGCGCCGCATAAAAATAAACCACTGTTTTCAGCTTGTGGGTATGCTTATCGGCATCCTCCATAGTCCAGTCCTCGACAGTGATGTTAGTCATTCCGATGCTTTGGGCGTCCCTCGTTGTTAGTCCCGACACGGCAAAAATGCCAGTAATCGCCGGTTCGCGGTCCTGGGGAATGACTAACTGGGGAGCAGCCATGCCCAGGCCGCCGCCTGGCATACTACCCATCCCCCCCATGCCGCCACCGTACGCCCCTGGCCCCATCATCCCAGCCCCCATCATACCGGGCATGCCGCTGGCTCTGCCGCCGCTCCCTAGGGGTCCTCCCGGGGACGTTCCCCCCTCGCCTGATCCTCCTCCACGCCCGAGGATAATTCCCTGAGGACCAAAGCCCGCGCCAGGAGCCGCGCCGGATTCGGGGTCAACCTGACTAGGTGGTCCGCCGGAAGAACCAGGAGCGTTTGAATCACCTTCCCCGACGGAGGGGACCGACGGCGCGGTCGTTCCCGGCAACCCGGCTCTTCCCCCCGTCCCTTCCTCGTTAGGATCGACCGGGATCGCGGTGGCGGGTATCGGCTGCTCGGGCAGTCCTAGCCCTCCCTCCGCGGACTCAATACCCGCGGGAGTGCCTTCGGATAAGCCTTGAGCCACGGTGTGTTGACCCACTCCCCCCATGGCAACCATCCCCAACGCGGTACACACAAAAACACAAAGCGTCGAGCGCGAAATTTTCATAGATGCCTCAAAAAGAAAAATGAACAGTTGTCGAAATATCACTTGCGGAAAAAACAATGCTGGTGAGTCGGTCCGTCGGCCCACAAGCAACAACGACCGGGAAGATCACCTTTTACATCGCCCGGAGTTGATGCGATTCCACTTTGGCTGTCACCGCGGCCAGGGAATCAGGAAATCGCTCGATAATGCGGACATATTCGGCCAGAGCCCGATCGGTTTGGCGGCGTTCAGCTAGATTGCGTGCCCAGGCGAGCAACGTGGCGGCGGTTTGCTCGTGTTGGTGGCGGGCTTGCCAAACGGCAAAATCCACCTGATGCTGCTTTGCGGAGGCAGAACCGCTGCGAGAGGCCGCCGACGTGGCGACGGTGTTCGGTCCGGTCGACGGATCCGTTAGGCTCTCCAGCTCACCCGCCCCGACCAGCATACCCAGGCTGTCCGCTGGCGTCCCCGCCGCCAGCAGTTCGCGCTGTGCGGTCAGTTCCACGCACGTGGCGACTTGTGCGTTTAAATCCTGAACGTCGTGCTTTAATTCGTCCAATTCCGCGGCTAAAGCCGCTAATTCTTGATGAAATGCCGTGACTTGAGCGGGAGTCGGGACGCTCGCTGGCGATCGGGGAGGACGCGGTAAGGTAGGGGCAACAGCCGGGGAAGGAAGTGGTATCGTCGGTTCGCCAACTGCGCGATTGTTTGCCAGCGGGGGGACACGCCGCGCGGTGTCGGTCAGGATGGGCTGGGGGACTGCTGGGTGATGGCGGACGAGGGGGACATTTGGTCCCGCCAAACGGCTAAACTGCCACACCGACCAGCCGCCGCACAGCAGCATGATGAGAACGACCGGCATGGCTCTTTGCATGCGCCGCCTGCGCGAATTGCGAATGGAGTAGGTTTGCCAGGCAAGCGCGGCAAACTCGGCCGGGGTGCGCCGCGACCGCCCCGCCCCGGAAACTCCCCTGGTGACTGGCGGGATGCTGGGTTCTCCCGGAATATCGTGTCTGTCGGGAATGTGCGCGGACATCAGGGCACCGGGGAGAGGAACGCAAATTGGGGTTGTGGATTGACGGGGGAGCGTGTGGCAAGACCTACAGGGTCAGTGCGCGCAGTTCGCTGATCAAGGTGCGCAGTTTACGCCGAATCCGGCTTAGGCGTGAATCGACGGTGTTGGGGGTTAAATTTAAAAGCACGCCAATTTGGGCGGAGGAATGTTGGTCAAAATACCGGAGCACCACCAATTCGCGCTCGGCCGGGGAAAGCTGTTCGAGCGCGGCATGCAACTGCGTAAAGGTCTGGTCTGCGGCATCGGGCCCTTCCTGCGCGGATGGGGAATTCTGGGTCTGGGTCTGGGCCAACTGCCCCGCCGCGCGGCGCAGCCAATTCCAAAAGCGACGCGTCCAGCGTTGCTCTTGGCGACATTGGTTAATGACAATCTGGGTTAGCCAGGTGCGATACTGGCTCTGCTGTCGGAATCCGGGTAAATTTGTTAATACGGCCACGTAGGCCGCTTGGACGACATCGTCCACATCGGCGGTCGCCAGCAATTTACGCGCTAAACCGCAGACGTACTCATGATGCCGGGTGATCAATTCGGTAAATGCCCCGGAATCACCCTGCAAAATACGGGCGACGCAATCCGCATCAGGATTGGTTTGCGTGGAGTCCGCCACAGGGTAAGCCAGGTGCGTGGTCAAGATTTACCGTTTATCCGACAAATGAGATGCCGATCAGGGAAAGACCTGACAGGAAAAGCGGGGAATCTCCGCAAAAATATTCGAATTTTTGACTAGTGTCAAAACTGGATTCTCCTCTGTAACTCTTCGCGAACTTCCTTTTTGGGAAAAAACT is part of the Pirellulales bacterium genome and harbors:
- a CDS encoding RNA polymerase sigma factor, whose protein sequence is MTTHLAYPVADSTQTNPDADCVARILQGDSGAFTELITRHHEYVCGLARKLLATADVDDVVQAAYVAVLTNLPGFRQQSQYRTWLTQIVINQCRQEQRWTRRFWNWLRRAAGQLAQTQTQNSPSAQEGPDAADQTFTQLHAALEQLSPAERELVVLRYFDQHSSAQIGVLLNLTPNTVDSRLSRIRRKLRTLISELRALTL